A part of Gossypium hirsutum isolate 1008001.06 chromosome A07, Gossypium_hirsutum_v2.1, whole genome shotgun sequence genomic DNA contains:
- the LOC107953297 gene encoding uncharacterized protein, translated as MSNSKNNRKEQEKNRKGKLSEKASSFHGKIPTVAPSDLRRPKTLPDLFSERTISVLPDARPKLTKLLLNVTIQGSLGAVQVVLSPENTVGDLITAAVRQYSKEGRRPILPSTDASLLDLHYSQFSLESLERGEKLKALGSRNFFLCTKKAASKDGDNPTSSCSKEAEKVTKSVIIPWLKFMNF; from the exons ATGTCGAATTCCAAAAATAATCGTAAGGAGCAGGAGAAGAATCGGAAGGGTAAGTTATCTGAAAAGGCATCGTCGTTTCACGGGAAAATCCCGACGGTGGCTCCCTCGGATCTGAGGCGGCCGAAGACGCTGCCCGACCTATTCTCAGAGAGGACTATTTCCGTCTTACCGGATGCGAGGCCGAAGTTGACGAAGCTGCTGTTGAACGTGACCATTCAAGGGAGTCTCGGAGCTGTACAAGTAGTGCTGTCGCCGGAAAACACTGTCGGTGACTTAATAACCGCCGCCGTTCGTCAGTATTCGAAGGAAGGTCGCCGTCCTATCTTACCGTCAACGGACGCCTCGCTGTTGGACCTCCATTATTCTCAATTTAGCTTAGAGA GTTTAGAAAGGGGAGAGAAGCTGAAGGCGTTGGGATCGCGAAATTTCTTCTTGTGCACCAAAAAGGCGGCGTCGAAGGACGGTGACAACCCAACGTCATCGTGCTCCAAAGAAGCGGAGAAGGTTACAAAGAGCGTAATAATACCTTGGCTCAAATTCATGAATTTctag